AGCACAACAGCGTCTGCGTCAGCTGCCCCGCCCCATGCAGCTTCAACCATGGCTCGGTCCAATCGGCGACGCGGCTGAAAGATGCCCGGCGTGTCCACAAAAACGATCTGTGTTTGCCCTTCCAAGGCAATCCCCCGGATACGCGCTCGGGTCGTTTGAACCTTGTGTGTCACAATTGAGACTTTGGAGCCCACCATCTGGTTGAGCAGGGTTGATTTACCGGCGTTCGGCGCACCGATAAGCGCCACAAAGCCACACCTTGTCTGCTGTGCACCGCCATCTTCGGGAGCATTCGTCATGAGCCAATTCCTTCTCGCGTCAACATCCGCTCCGCAGCAGCCTGCTCGGCCATTCTTTTGGAAGGTCCCTTTGCCAAAATTGGAGGCAATCCGGACACTGTCAATTCTATCTCAAATTCAGGCGCATGATCTGGCCCGGTTCGCCCAACCGCATCGTATCGCGGCAAGCCCTTTTTCTGCGCCTGCGCCCATTCTTGCAAAATCGTTTTTGGATCCCGCGGCGGCGCCTTCATCGCGTCCAGTTTCGGGCCCCACCAAGACTCGATGAATGCGCTCGCGACGGACACGCCCCCATCAAGGTAGAGCGCTGCAATGACAGCTTCACAGGCGTCCGCCAGAATGCTCCCACGGTCCCGCGCACCCGCCTTCTCTTCGCCCTTTGTCATGCGAAGGGCAGCGCCCATATCAAGCTCACGCGCGACAGTGGCGCAGGTCTCCGCTCGTACCAGAGCATTGAGCCGCACCGCGAGGTCGCCCTCTTCTTCTGCCGGAAAGCGATGATACAGCATGTCCGAGATGACCAGCCCAAGCACGCGGTCACCTAAGAATTCCAACCGTTCATAGCCAAGCTCACCCTGCGCCAAGGCCTGGCTTCCATGAGTTAACGCTCGCCGGAGCAGGGTCACATCTTTGAACTGATGTCCAACCCGTTCCGCAAGTGCCGCGATTTCATCGGTCATGAGGTTATCAATTAAGGCCGTCGAAAATCCGATCCCAACGGATCGCACTCGGCCAGCCCCAAAATTCCCAGATACGGGCGGAACTATCCGTCGAGAAGAAGATCACTTGCGCCTTGCCGACAAAGTTTTCCAGAGGCACATAGCCAACTTCGCTTGGAACACGGCTATCTGCGGAATTGTCGCGATTGTCACCCATCATAAAGTAATGCCCTGCGGGCACCCGGTAGACACCAGTATTGTCACTCCGTGCATTCAATCGGCTGTCGAGCGTTGTATAGGTCACACCATTTGGTAGCGTTTCCTGATACTGGGCGATCTCTTCGACATTTCCAAAGCGGTCACGTGCGATGAAGTTCTCGATCCGCTCCCGTGGAACAGCAACCCCATTGATGTAGAGGATCGAATTCCGCAGTTGGATCTCGTCTCCAGGAAGGCCAATGACCCGTTTGATAAAATCAGTCCGGTTATCTTTCGGCGTTTTAAAAACAGCAATGTCGCCGCGCTCAGGTTCGCCCGACAGCACGCGCCCATCAAACAGGCCGGGGCTGAAGGGAAAGGAATGCCGGGAATACCCGTAGGAATATTTCGAGACGAACAGATAATCGCCAATCAACAGATTGGGGATCATTGATCCGCTTGGAATATTGAACGGCTGAAAGAGGAAGGTCCGGATCAACAGCGCAATCAGGAGCGCATACGCGATAGTTTTTACGTTCTCTGCCCACGCAACTTCCCGCAGGCTTTTCATTTTTTCGGTCATTACTACCGGCGCTCACTCACGAAATATGTCAAAAGTGGCGGGACCATACCACAAACTCCGCCCCGTCACCCCTCGAACCTCGCTAAAGGTTACCACCTCTGGATCCGCCATTGGGAACCGCGGAAATGATGACGATCGCCTGCGCCAGAGGCCCGTCATCAGTGATGGTGAGGTGAATTTGGGCCTCCATGCCATCCGGAATCATCATCGCCAGTCGATCGGCAGCTCCACCGGTCAGCGCCATGGTTGGCTGCCCCGACCGCAGATTAACAACCCCCATATCCCGCCAGAAAACGCCCTGTCGAATTCCGGTGCCCAGAGCCTTCGAGCAAGCTTCTTTGGCAGCAAATCGCTTTGCATAGGACGCCGCCCTGTTTCGGCGGCGCTCTGACTTCTGTCGTTCGATGTCGGTGTAGAGGCGATTGATAAACCGCTCGCCGTGGCGTTCGAGGGTCCGTTCAATGCGGGTAATGTCGATAATATCGTTACCGATACCAAGAATCATATGAGGCCCTCAGGAGGGTTAGAGCGTTTTCAGCAAAAGGTGCAGACTTTTGCGGTTCGAAAACGCGACAAAAAAGGCTCTAGGCGTTCAGTGTCTCCGCTCGCGCCTCATCCATCAAGGCCCGCATTCTCTTTATCGAGGCGTCCAGCCCAATAAAGATCGCCTCACCAATCAGAAAATGTCCGATATTGAGCTCTTTGACCTCTGGCATTGCGGCAACTGGGCCGACCGTATCAAAGGTGAGACCATGACCTACATGAACCTCAAGCCCCATCTCTGCGCCTGCCGTTGCAGCCTCCTGTATCCGCGCGAGCTCCCGGCCCGCAGTAGCGCCATCTCCATCGAAACAGGCATCGCAATAAGCCCCCGCGTGGAGCTCAACCACAGGAGCTTTTAAGCTCACGGCCGCTTCGAGCTGTCTTTGGTCTGCTTCGATGAACAGCGACACACGAGCCGACGCCGCCGACAGTTCGGAAATCATCGGTGCAAGCCTATTATGTTGCCCCGCGACATCAAGGCCACCTTCCGTTGTCCGCTCTTCCCGGTTTTCCGGCACCAGGCAGACCGCGTGAGGCCGGTGTCGAAGAGCGATCTCCATCATTTCATCCGTCGCTGCCATCTCCAGATTGAGGGGAAGCGTTAGTTGATCCATGAGACGATCAATATCCTCATCCGAAATATGGCGGCGGTCTTCACGAAGATGCGCCGTGATGCCGTCCGCACCTGCAGCGGCGGCAATATTGGCTGCACGCAGAGGATCAGGATGCCCGCCACCGCGCGCATTTCGAATGGTCGCCACATGGTCGATATTCACGCCCAGACGTAGTTCATGTCTGTCAGTCATCTATCCCTCTCGCCCTAGAGCTCAGCAATCACACCTTGCTCATCAGAGCTGTCTTCGCGGATCGCTGCCAGTTTTGCCAACCGGTCACGGCGTTTGGCCTGGTATGCTTCAACCGTACTGCGGGTGAGGTAATAGACTATTCCTGCCGTCACAAGGCCCAATGGGATACCGCCAACCAACATTGGCACCAGAACCGGCAAAACACCGTCCCAAGCCTGCCCTGACAACATATCGACCTGTAGTTCTGGTTCAGACGGTGCCTCTGATCCCTGCAACAGCCAGTACCCAAGGTCATACGTCGCAAGCCAGATGAACGGGAATGTCAGCGGGTTTCCAACAAAAGTCCCAAATGCCGACGCGATGAGATTACCGCGGAGCACCCAGGCAATGGCGAACCCGATAGCAAAGTGAAAACCGATAAAAGGCGTGAAAGAGGCAAAAGCCCCCGCCGACACTCCCAGCGCGACCGCATGAGGTGTCCCGCCAAGCCGCCATACGCGCCGCCATCCATATTGAAACGCACGCTTCCAGCCTAGCCGTGGCCAGACGAGCTCACGTAGACGCTCAATTGGGTGGAGTTCAACACGACGACGAAACATGGGTCCCTACTTAAGCCCCCGACTGCCCGGCTTCACAGCAGGAATAGCAGCCAATTCTGGCGGCAATTTGCCTGCCTCATAGGCTGGCACAGAAAGCTGTGTCAATGATGCGAGCTTCACACCGATTTTTGCTTTCCCGCTGGAGCGGTCAATCAAGCATGCGGCACCGACAACGCTACCGCCGGCTGCCCGAATGGCCGCAATCGCCTCACGGGACGAGAGCCCTGTGGTTACGATGTCTTCGACCATCAACACGCGCGTGCCCTTCGGGATGTCAAACCCGCGGCGGAGCGTGAATTCACCATCCACACGCTCAAGGAAGATGGCAGGCACGCCCAATTGCCGTCCCATTTCATAACCGACAATGACACCGCCCATAGCAGGAGACACGACAAGATCAATCGGCTTGGAGATGAGCTCCTGAACGTTTTTCGCTAAAGCCTTACAGAGCCGCGCAGCGCGCTTTGCATCCATCAATGCACGCGCGCACTGCAGATACCGGCTGGAATGGAGTCCGGACGACAGCACGAAATGCCCATCCAAAAGGGCCCCAGCGTCTGAAAATTCCTTCAAAACCCGTTTTTCGTCCATATCATTCCATACCAGTTTTTTGTTGTTGGCTTCTTAAGAGCCTGATCTTTATACGCGGCCGATCGCATTTACCACTGACAGGCCTTTGAGAGCATTAATGATGCGTGTTGCGTGTTTAAGATCACGCACATCGACATCAACCACCATGTCGTAGAAATCAACGTCACGCTGAGCCAGGCTCATATTGTTAATGTTTCCGTCATAGTCAGCGATAAGGGTCGAAATAGCGCCCAGGGCACCAACTTCATTGGATGCCCGAATATTGAACCGACTGACAAAAGTCCCGGCCTCTTGTTCTGGCGTTTCCCAGGCAACATCCACCCAGCGGTCTGTTTCCCCCTCCAGCGCTTCCAACATTGGTGAGGAAATAGGATACACAACGACACCTTCGCCCGGTGTCAAAATACCGACAATCCGGTCGCCCGGTAGAGGGAACGTATCCTCCGCAAACCGGATCGCATGGCCCCTCTCTCCACCACGGAGCCGTACCAGCGGCTTGGCGTTGAGAGGGTCGGTTTTTTCCGCCGCACGCGCCTTCGTCTTTTTGCCACGCTTTCCCTGTTTTCCGACGGGATAGACCTGGTCCAGCACCTCATGCGCTGACAAGGTCCCCTCACCTACCGCCCCGAACAGATCATCCAACGTCTCAAGTCCAAGCGGTCCCAATGCACGTTCAATCACGCCGTCGGTCGCGTCTTTCTCTGAGGCTTCAAAGATAGATCGCACCATCTGGCGTCCAAGCAGAACAAATTCTTCTACTTGCTCCTGACGAAGTGCCCGGCGGATGGCAGATCGTGCCTTACCCGTTACGACATAAGCTTCCCATATTGGCACCGGCCGCTGAGCTTTGGAGCGGACAATTTCCACCTCATCACCATTCGCAAGTGGTGTACGAAGCGGCAGGTGTCGGCCATTGATTTTTGATCCTACGCACGTGTCGCCCACTTCTGTGTGGACGGCATAGGCAAAATCAAGGGCTGTTGCACCGCGTGGTAGATTGATGAGCATACCCTTAGGGGTAAAACAGAACACCTGGTCAGAGAAAAGCTGAAGCTTGGAATGCTCAAGAAACTCTTCTGCCGAACTGCCGTGCTCAAGCATTTCGACCAGCTGCCTCAACCACCCAAACGTGTCCGCATAGGTGTTGTCGGTCGTCCGTTTTTCCGGGTTTTTGTAGATCCAATGTGCTGCGATGCCATATTCAGCCACATCGTGCATGTCCTGAGTACGGATCTGGATCTCCACCCGTTTCTGCTCCGGCCCCACAATGGTCGTATGGATCGAACGGTACCCATTATTCTTCGGTGTGGAGATATAGTCCTTAAAACGACCGGGCACGCTTGGCCACCGACGATGAAGAACACCAAGCGCGCGATAGCAATCAGCCTCATCAGCCACAAGAACCCGGAAGGCGAAAATGTCTGAAAGTTGTTCAAGTGATGCTGACCGGCTCTGCATCTTCCGCCAGATTGAATACGGTCTTTTCTGACGACCCCGGACAGCTACTTCCAGATCTGTTCCTTCAAAGAGCGCGGATATCTGCCCTCTGATGCTTTCAATAACATCACCACTTTCAGAGCGAAAAGTGTCCAGCCGGGCTTCGATCGCCTGTCGGGCCTCAACATTGATCACCTGAAAGGACAGATCTTCCAACTCCTCTCGGAATTCATGCATCCCCATTCGGCCTGCAAGCGGCGCATAGATGTCGAGCGTTTCCTGAGCAATCCGACGGCGCTTCTCTTCTTTGGGAACATGATGAAGGGTCCGCATATTGTGAAGCCGATCTGCGAGCTTTACGAGCAACACACGGATGTCGTTCGACATGGCCAGCAGGAACTTGCGGAAGTTCTCTGCCTGCTTTGCGTCTTCACTGTCCCATTCGAGCTGAGAGAGTTTTGTAACACCGTCAACGAGTCCGGCAATCTCTCCACCGAAGAGTGAGGCAATATCCTCCGCCGTCGCCTCTGTATCCTCGACGGTGTCATGCAGAAGGCCCGTAATGATCGTCGCTGCGTCAAGCCGCAAATCAGTCAAAATGCCCGCGACTTCGATCGGATGTGAGAAATACGGATCGCCGGAATGACGCAGCTGATTGCCATGCATCTTGGTCGCATAGACATAGGCACGGTTGATCAGCGCCTCGTCCGCCACCGGATCATAGGCCAGCACCTTATCCACCAGTTCATACTGGCGCAGCATCGCACCCCGTCTCTTTCCCACTGCCACTATGGCAGCGTGTGTCTAAATCTACCTCAAAAACGAAAAACGCCGCCCTCAAAGCAAATGCCGGGCGGCGCTTTCTCGGACAGAGTTCAGAAAACTCAGCCCCTATGTCGAAGGCGCCGCTCAATCATATTCCTCTGTTTCAGGAGCACGTGGTGGCGCTGGAGCATCAAGCTGAGCCTGGAGAGCCCGAAGAAGCTCATCTTCGCTCATCCGGTCGCCTTCGCCGAGTTGAACCTCTGGAGCTGCCGCGCCTTCTTCTTCGTCAGCCGCATCGGCGCCAAGAACACCTTCCGGCTCGTCATCATCCACACGTTTCTGCATGTTTTCGATGATGTCTTCGCGAATCTCAGCAGGGATAACCGTCTGCTCTGCGATCTCTCGAAGCGCAACGACAGGATTCTTGTCATTATCGCGATCAATCGTGAGTTCAGAACCGGCGGACATGGCGCGGGCGCGATGGGCCGCCATCAGGACGAGATCAAAACGATTAGGGACCTTGTCTACGCAGTCTTCTACTGTCACGCGAGCCATGCAGTCACACTCCGGGCGCTTGGGGAAATTAGATTCGGGCTCTGTTTAGGCGGGATACTGGCCAAACGCAAGCGAAAACAGCGCCTTAGAGCGTTTTCAATAGAAGTTGCAGACTTTTATGGTTCGAAAACGCGACAAACTAAACGATTAGAGCGGTTCATCCGATTCAGTTAAAACGTGAACCGCTCTAGCCCTTTGTTTTCAGCCTTTTGAACCAGAAGTGAGCTGCTTCAGCCCCTGCCTGTCTTCTTTAGGGAGCACCTCAAACAGCTCTTTAGCAGATGCCCCGAGAACGGGATGCCGCCAACCTGGCGCGATATCAACCAGCGGCCCCAGCACAAAGGCCCGCTCAGCCACTCTTGGATGAGGCAATATTGGCCCATTTCCGCCGGATTCAGGCAGAACAAGGCCGTTATAGTCGATGAGGTCTAGATCAAGGGTCCGTTCCGCCCATCGCTGCCCCCGCACCCGCCCAAAGGCTGCCTCGATCCGGTGCAATCGTTTGAGCAGGTCAGAGGGAGCCAGCGCTGTGGAGATGCATGCCACGGCATTAACAAAATCTGGCTGAGCGTAAGGAGTGACAGCTGGCGTCTGATAGAACGGCGATGCCATCTCCACTTTCAGCCCATAGGTTGGAAACTGACCGAGCGCTGCCTCCAAGCCCTGCTTCGGACTCCCCCAACTGCCCGGCAAATTGGCGCCCAATGCCACCAAGATCATGTAATTCTCCAACCACACAGCCTTCCACATGCTTGCTGCCAATGCGTCCCCGGTCTATCAGATGGGTCACCACCTCTACCAGTCTGAAAGCCTCAACAAAGCTCATGGATCTTACGTACACCCCGGAAGCCCCCCTTGATTGTCCTCTCTGTCCACGATTGGTGGATTTCAGAACAGCCAACCAGGAAGCCCATCCTGATTGGTTCAACGCGCCTGTACCTTCACTGGGAAATGATTCTGCAAGGCTCCTGGTGATGGGATTGGCGCCCGGGTTGCAAGGGGCTAATCGAACGGGACGCCCTTTCACAGGGGACTGGGCCGGAGACCTGCTCTATCCAACACTTCTGGAGTTCGGCTTCGCGAAGGGCACCTACGATGCCCGTCCCGATGACGGGCTGGAGCTCGTGGATTGCATGATCTCCAATGTCGTTCGCTGTGTCCCCCCGCAGAACAAACCGACAGGCCCTGAAGCAAAACTATGCCGTGGCTTCCTGGAAGCGCGTCTTGCAGCGCTGCCCAACCTTTCTGTCATCGTTTCGTTGGGGCGCGTCTCTCATGAGAATGTCATCAGCGCCTATGGCCTCAAACGCTCGGAGTTCACCTTCGCCCATGCCGCAGAACACGATCTGGGAAATGGCATTACCCTTTTCGATAGCTACCATTGCTCGCGGTACAACACGAACACGGGGCGGCTCACAGAGGCCATGTTCCATGATGTCTTCAGGGCGGCGAAAAACTACCTGTCCCGATAGTCGGAATTCTCCACATAGGGCATGGGCGCACCCGGTGTTTCCTGTCTAAACTACCCCCGACAGAACAAACGGTCCGCAGGGGGAAACATGTCCGCACAGAAAGACGCCACAGAAGCCACAAAAAAGGCTCAGGCTGCCACCCAAAAAATTCTGCCCGAAGATACAAGTGAAGATTTCGATCTCGCATCAAACGGGTTCATTGGCACTATCCCGGACGCCAAAGTTGTCAATGAAGCCGGCAACACCGTGTGGGACATGTCGCGATTTGATTTCATCAAAGATGAAGCACCCGACACCGTAAACCCGAGCCTCTGGCGACAGGCAAAGCTCAATTCCATCCACGGTCTCTTTAAGGTGACGGACGGCATCTATCAGGTCCGGAACTTTGACCTGTCCAACATCACCTTCATAGAAGGCGACACCGGCTACATTGTTATCGATCCGCTCATCTCAGCGGAGCCTGCCGCCGCTGCTCTTGCACTGATGCGCGAACATCGCGGCGACAAGCCGGTCACCGCCGTGATCTACACACACAGTCATGTGGACCATTATGGCGGCGTCAGAGGTGTCTTGAGTGATGAAGACATTGCGAACGGCCTACAGATCATCGCCCCTGAAGGCTTCCTCGAAGCAGCGGTAAGCGAGAATGTCCTCGCAGGTAACGCTATGGGGCGTCGCGCCACCTATATGTATGGCTCCATGCTCCCACCCGGACCCAAAGGCCATGTGGATGCCGGCCTTGGCAAAACGGTATCCGTTGGCAAAGTGAGCCTGGTACCCCCAACCGTCAGCATCTGCGAAACCGGCGAAACCCTCACTGTCGATGGTGTCGAAATCGTCTTTCAGGTAACACCGGATACCGAAGCACCTGCGGAGATGAATTTCTTCTTCCCGCAATACAAAGCGCTCTGCATGGCGGAAAACTGCTCCTGCCATCTCCACAACATCATCACGCCCCGCGGCGCGGTTGTGCGGGACGCTAAGTCCTGGAGCTACTACATCAACGAGGCGATTGACCTTTATGCATCACAGACAGAGGTTTTGTTCGCCAGTCATCACTGGCCGCGATGGGGAAAAGACGCGAGCGTCACATTCCTGCAAAAGCAGCGGGACCTGTACAAATATGTTCATGACCAGACGCTGCGCTTGGCCAATCACGGACAAACACCGCTGGAGATCGCTGAAGACTTCAAGCTTCCACCAAGCCTTGAACGCGAATGGTACACGCGCGGTTACTACGGCACGCTGAGCCACAACACTAAGGCAATTTACCAGCGTTACCTCGGCTGGTTTGATGGTAACCCGGCAAACTTGCACAAATGGCCACCTGTGGAAGCAGGCAAACGCTATGTCGCGGCCATTGGCGGTGCCGATGCCGTTCTGGAGAAAGCCAAAGCATCCTTTGACGAAGGCGACTATCGCTGGGTCGCGGAACTTGTGAACCATCTGGTCTTCGCAGAGCCCGGCAATCCAGGTGCGCGGCAACTCCAAGCAGATGCCTTTGAGCAATTGGGATATCAGGCGGAGTCCGGCCCGTGGCGCGCGTTTTATCTGACCGCGGCACAAGAACTCCGAAACCCTATGCCCGCATCGGAATTCCCACGACCAGCAGGGTCTGACACGGTGCGGGGTCTCCCCACCAACGAATTGCTGGATTCCATGTCCGTGCGCCTCAACGGTCCTAAAGCAGGTGAGAAAGAGTTCACCTTCAATCTCAAGGTTAGCGATACCGCCGAGGCCTATCTGGTCACCGTGACGAACGCTGTGCTGCATCATGAACCGGGCAAAACAGTAGCCAGCCCAGATGCGGACATTGAGATCGCACGCCTCGCACTCGCGCAACTGGCACTTGGCGAAAAATCGGTCGAGGAAGTCATGGCAGACGGCGCCAAGATCACGGGTCGACCAGAAGCCCTGACCGAGCTTCTCGGTCTGCTTGATGTGTTCGACTTCTGGTTCAACATCGTCGAACCCTAAGAACGAGATTGAGTTCAAGCTTCCTCGCGAAGCTTGAGCTTCTCTCCTACCGTGACGATGGCCTGGATCGCCGGGATCAACTCGCGCCCAAGATCGGTCAACGAATACTCAACAGTCGGCGGTGATGTCGGCTTCACTTCGCGCAAAACCACCCCCTTTGCCTCAAGCTGTCGCAGACGCTGCGTCAGCACCTTTGCGGATATAGGCGGAATATCAATCTGCAGTTCGCTGAAGCGACGCGGCCCGTCCCCTAAATGCCAGATCACATTGGGGGTCCATGTCCCCCCAATCACCGACATGCATTCTGTCAGCGCACATTTCTCCGGCGGAGGGGCAACTTTGTTCTTTCGGATCTTTACAGCCATGAGTGAAACCAGGTTACCAAATGGAAACTCAAAAGTGAGGTTACCAAAGGTTATCTAATTTACATCAGTAAGTCGAACACCTATCTCAGGCGCTCAATCAGTTAAACGCGGAGCTCCAGACATGGCCATCGACAATCGACTTACGAGCCTTTTGCAACTCAAACTCCCAATCGTCCAGGGGCCCTTTGGTGGTGGAATTTCCACAGTGCAACTCACCTCCGCTGTGTCCAACAAGGGAGGGCTTGGGTCCTTTGGGGCTCATATCCTGACACCCGACGAGATCATCAACACCACCAAAGCCATTACCCGCGAGACCGATCAACCCTTCGCCATGAATCTTTGGGTTGAAGATCACGACCCGGAAGCTCTCTTATTCTCAGATGACGCTTATGAGACCTATGCCACACAGTTCAAACCCTACTACGACGAACTAGGGCTGGAGCTCCCAAAACGCCCGGACAGGTTTCACGAGTCCTTTGAAGAACAGATGGAGGGCATACTACAGGCGCGTCCTCCGGTCCTCAGTTTCGTCTTTGGTATACCCTCCATAGACATTCTCCGTGCCTGTGAGGAGCGCGGTATTCTCACCGTTGGAGCCGCAACAAGTGTCGCCGAAGCCGTTGCACTCGACTTAGCAGGCGTGAGTGCAATTGTCGCCACAGGTTTTGAAGCGGGCGGCCATCGCCCTTCATTTCTCAGACGCGCAGAAGACAGCCTCATGAGCACAAGCGCCCTTGTGCAAACTGCAGCTGCAAGGGTTGAAACACCAATCATAGCCGCTGGCGGAATTGTCGATGCGCGTGGCGTTGAGGCGGCCCGGCTATTTGGTGCATCAGCCGCCCAGTTGGGCACTGCCTTTTTGGCATGCGAAGAATCTGGCACGACGGACGCGCACCGCGAGCTTTTGTTCGACAAGACCGCCGTCGCCGATACAACCCTCACACGCACTTACACCGGTCGTCTGGCACGTGGGGTCCGCAACAGGTTGATTGACG
The DNA window shown above is from Parvibaculaceae bacterium PLY_AMNH_Bact1 and carries:
- the rpoZ gene encoding DNA-directed RNA polymerase subunit omega (Derived by automated computational analysis using gene prediction method: Protein Homology. GO_component: GO:0000345 - cytosolic DNA-directed RNA polymerase complex [Evidence IEA]; GO_function: GO:0003899 - DNA-directed 5'-3' RNA polymerase activity [Evidence IEA]; GO_process: GO:0006351 - DNA-templated transcription [Evidence IEA]); this encodes MARVTVEDCVDKVPNRFDLVLMAAHRARAMSAGSELTIDRDNDKNPVVALREIAEQTVIPAEIREDIIENMQKRVDDDEPEGVLGADAADEEEGAAAPEVQLGEGDRMSEDELLRALQAQLDAPAPPRAPETEEYD
- the folK gene encoding 2-amino-4-hydroxy-6- hydroxymethyldihydropteridine diphosphokinase (Derived by automated computational analysis using gene prediction method: Protein Homology. GO_function: GO:0003848 - 2-amino-4-hydroxy-6-hydroxymethyldihydropteridine diphosphokinase activity [Evidence IEA]; GO_process: GO:0009396 - folic acid-containing compound biosynthetic process [Evidence IEA]), with amino-acid sequence MILVALGANLPGSWGSPKQGLEAALGQFPTYGLKVEMASPFYQTPAVTPYAQPDFVNAVACISTALAPSDLLKRLHRIEAAFGRVRGQRWAERTLDLDLIDYNGLVLPESGGNGPILPHPRVAERAFVLGPLVDIAPGWRHPVLGASAKELFEVLPKEDRQGLKQLTSGSKG
- a CDS encoding uracil-DNA glycosylase (Derived by automated computational analysis using gene prediction method: Protein Homology.) — its product is MDLTYTPEAPLDCPLCPRLVDFRTANQEAHPDWFNAPVPSLGNDSARLLVMGLAPGLQGANRTGRPFTGDWAGDLLYPTLLEFGFAKGTYDARPDDGLELVDCMISNVVRCVPPQNKPTGPEAKLCRGFLEARLAALPNLSVIVSLGRVSHENVISAYGLKRSEFTFAHAAEHDLGNGITLFDSYHCSRYNTNTGRLTEAMFHDVFRAAKNYLSR
- a CDS encoding MBL fold metallo-hydrolase (Derived by automated computational analysis using gene prediction method: Protein Homology.), producing the protein MSAQKDATEATKKAQAATQKILPEDTSEDFDLASNGFIGTIPDAKVVNEAGNTVWDMSRFDFIKDEAPDTVNPSLWRQAKLNSIHGLFKVTDGIYQVRNFDLSNITFIEGDTGYIVIDPLISAEPAAAALALMREHRGDKPVTAVIYTHSHVDHYGGVRGVLSDEDIANGLQIIAPEGFLEAAVSENVLAGNAMGRRATYMYGSMLPPGPKGHVDAGLGKTVSVGKVSLVPPTVSICETGETLTVDGVEIVFQVTPDTEAPAEMNFFFPQYKALCMAENCSCHLHNIITPRGAVVRDAKSWSYYINEAIDLYASQTEVLFASHHWPRWGKDASVTFLQKQRDLYKYVHDQTLRLANHGQTPLEIAEDFKLPPSLEREWYTRGYYGTLSHNTKAIYQRYLGWFDGNPANLHKWPPVEAGKRYVAAIGGADAVLEKAKASFDEGDYRWVAELVNHLVFAEPGNPGARQLQADAFEQLGYQAESGPWRAFYLTAAQELRNPMPASEFPRPAGSDTVRGLPTNELLDSMSVRLNGPKAGEKEFTFNLKVSDTAEAYLVTVTNAVLHHEPGKTVASPDADIEIARLALAQLALGEKSVEEVMADGAKITGRPEALTELLGLLDVFDFWFNIVEP
- a CDS encoding helix-turn-helix domain-containing protein (Derived by automated computational analysis using gene prediction method: Protein Homology.), translating into MAVKIRKNKVAPPPEKCALTECMSVIGGTWTPNVIWHLGDGPRRFSELQIDIPPISAKVLTQRLRQLEAKGVVLREVKPTSPPTVEYSLTDLGRELIPAIQAIVTVGEKLKLREEA
- a CDS encoding nitronate monooxygenase (Derived by automated computational analysis using gene prediction method: Protein Homology.), translated to MAIDNRLTSLLQLKLPIVQGPFGGGISTVQLTSAVSNKGGLGSFGAHILTPDEIINTTKAITRETDQPFAMNLWVEDHDPEALLFSDDAYETYATQFKPYYDELGLELPKRPDRFHESFEEQMEGILQARPPVLSFVFGIPSIDILRACEERGILTVGAATSVAEAVALDLAGVSAIVATGFEAGGHRPSFLRRAEDSLMSTSALVQTAAARVETPIIAAGGIVDARGVEAARLFGASAAQLGTAFLACEESGTTDAHRELLFDKTAVADTTLTRTYTGRLARGVRNRLIDELERPDNQIAPFPVQAWFVAPLKKASMVANRTDLTSLYAGQSAPNLQHRNVASLMDALSTSLSNQADAT